One Deltaproteobacteria bacterium genomic window carries:
- a CDS encoding HAD family phosphatase encodes MPKMHERVQRLHEIEAVIFDLDGVLVDSEPIHFRAANRVLARYGTAISDADYRTYIGLGEGPTWTDWRRRFGLRPSLHSLLEHHTAARLQEIAAGVPAIADAVDLARRLRDDAVPLAIASSSTPAVIDALLTALGLADVFSLRVSGEDPEVHAGKPAPDIYQCAAARLGVAPTACVAIEDSGPGVLAATRAGMFCIAVPTRWTADQDFSAADVVMESLRYFPLLVG; translated from the coding sequence ATGCCGAAGATGCACGAGCGTGTCCAGCGTTTGCACGAGATCGAGGCGGTTATCTTCGATCTCGATGGCGTGCTGGTGGATTCCGAGCCGATTCATTTTCGCGCCGCGAATCGCGTGCTGGCGCGCTACGGCACCGCCATCAGCGACGCCGACTATCGGACCTACATCGGCCTCGGTGAGGGGCCGACGTGGACGGACTGGCGACGACGCTTTGGGTTGCGGCCCTCCCTCCACTCGCTGCTGGAGCACCACACTGCGGCGCGCCTGCAAGAGATTGCCGCGGGTGTGCCGGCGATTGCCGATGCGGTCGATCTCGCGCGGCGCCTGCGCGACGACGCCGTTCCGCTCGCCATCGCGTCGTCATCGACGCCGGCGGTGATCGACGCGCTATTGACCGCGCTCGGTCTTGCCGATGTCTTTTCACTCCGCGTCTCCGGCGAAGATCCCGAGGTCCATGCCGGCAAGCCGGCTCCCGACATCTATCAATGCGCCGCGGCGCGACTCGGCGTGGCGCCGACCGCGTGTGTGGCGATCGAAGACTCCGGCCCTGGCGTGCTTGCGGCGACGCGTGCCGGCATGTTCTGCATCGCCGTGCCGACTCGTTGGACCGCCGATCAGGACTTCAGCGCCGCCGACGTCGTGATGGAAAGCCTGCGCTACTTCCCGTTGCTGGTAGGGTGA
- the bcp gene encoding thioredoxin-dependent thiol peroxidase, protein MLAVGNKAPAFNLPDQDGKTVSLKSLLSTGAVVLYFYPKDDTPGCTKEACSFRDDFSAFKKAGAQIVGVSKDSAAAHTKFRAKYKLPFALLADEDTHVVQAYGVWKDKVLYGRKFKGVERTTVVIDKKGVIRAIFPKVKVDGHSDAVLAAVKAL, encoded by the coding sequence ATGCTTGCGGTTGGTAACAAAGCGCCCGCGTTCAACTTGCCGGATCAGGACGGCAAGACGGTTTCGTTGAAGTCGCTGCTCAGCACCGGCGCCGTAGTGTTGTACTTCTATCCCAAAGACGACACTCCCGGTTGCACCAAAGAGGCGTGCAGCTTCCGCGATGACTTCAGTGCGTTCAAGAAGGCCGGTGCGCAAATCGTCGGCGTGTCGAAAGACAGCGCCGCTGCGCACACCAAGTTTCGCGCGAAGTACAAGCTGCCGTTCGCTCTGCTCGCCGATGAAGACACGCACGTCGTGCAAGCCTACGGCGTGTGGAAGGACAAGGTGCTCTACGGCCGCAAGTTCAAGGGCGTCGAGCGCACCACGGTGGTGATCGACAAGAAGGGCGTGATCCGCGCGATCTTTCCGAAGGTGAAGGTTGACGGTCACAGCGACGCGGTGCTGGCCGCGGTGAAGGCGTTGTAG
- a CDS encoding DNA translocase FtsK 4TM domain-containing protein, which translates to MARERVGARPPVMVTAGRDSEEPDAPVARSPRKRKSAETNEPLAARVLDEVVAVVVLAAAIFALVSFLSYQRGATTGNLGGPVGYGLASTMLQMLGLAAYLVPLLLLAVAATLFRQATQDLSIARAGGGLALVLVVAIAGGVLRPDRDVATAGGWLGGFVATLLHETLGTAGALVLTGSLLLVSLVFTTGISLRTAATATRRAAIGGWTRIGAAWARRAERRAMAPAALPRTNVKRDATPPRDTPIILLKDEIDPEPEPESSTPAISVVLPSPPAAPKAAEKPSRAVVQEKFHFAADGRYQVPSAMFLDAPQRSGVRVDEEALRRSSQILETKLADFGIQGKVTAVRPGPVITTFEIEPAPGVKVNRIVTLADDLAMALRAVGVRILAPVPGTAVVGIEVANARREQIALKDIIESEAYEAATSPLTLAFGKDTAGTPVVADLARMPHLLVAGATGTGKSVSLNAMIMSILHKANPRDVRFVMIDLKMLELSVYEDIPHLLVPVVTDPKKAVVVLKNLVEQMDERYRMMKGFGVRNIDGYNRVVDREEQERQAGVIELEELVEADEDDAATAAAPKVPVREHLPKIVIIIDELADLMMTMGRNVEEPITRLAQKARAAGMHLILATQRPSVDVITGLIKANFPARVSFQVTARVDSRTILDHIGAERLLGGGDMLYLPPGTARVQRLHGAYVSETEITKVVDFIKKQGSPLYAFGLLESDEEEDGESQVDDELDDALYDQAVRLVTESRQASISWVQRRLRVGYNRAARMIERMEREGVITATEGGRPREVLARRIEE; encoded by the coding sequence ATGGCGCGGGAACGAGTCGGGGCACGCCCGCCGGTGATGGTGACGGCGGGGCGCGATAGCGAAGAGCCGGACGCACCGGTCGCTCGCTCGCCACGCAAACGGAAGTCGGCGGAGACCAACGAGCCGTTGGCGGCGCGCGTGCTCGACGAGGTCGTCGCGGTCGTGGTGCTGGCGGCGGCGATCTTCGCGCTGGTGAGCTTCCTTTCGTATCAACGCGGCGCGACGACCGGAAACTTGGGCGGCCCGGTGGGCTACGGTCTCGCCAGCACGATGTTGCAGATGTTGGGGCTGGCGGCGTACCTCGTGCCGCTCCTCCTCCTCGCCGTCGCCGCCACTCTCTTCCGCCAAGCGACGCAAGATCTGTCGATCGCCCGCGCCGGTGGCGGCTTGGCGCTGGTGTTGGTGGTGGCGATCGCCGGCGGCGTGTTGCGACCGGACCGCGACGTTGCGACCGCCGGCGGCTGGCTCGGCGGATTTGTTGCGACGCTGCTGCACGAGACCCTCGGCACCGCGGGCGCGTTGGTGCTGACCGGTTCGCTGCTCCTGGTCTCACTGGTGTTCACGACCGGAATCTCGCTGCGCACCGCCGCCACCGCCACGCGCCGCGCTGCGATTGGTGGCTGGACGCGCATCGGCGCCGCATGGGCGCGGCGCGCCGAACGTCGCGCCATGGCGCCGGCGGCGTTGCCGCGGACGAACGTCAAGCGTGACGCCACGCCGCCGCGCGACACGCCGATAATTCTTCTCAAGGACGAAATTGATCCCGAGCCGGAACCGGAATCATCCACGCCGGCGATCTCGGTCGTGCTGCCTTCGCCACCCGCGGCGCCGAAGGCGGCGGAGAAACCGAGTCGCGCGGTGGTGCAAGAAAAGTTTCATTTCGCCGCAGACGGTCGTTATCAGGTCCCGTCGGCCATGTTCCTCGATGCGCCGCAACGCAGCGGCGTGCGCGTCGATGAAGAAGCATTGCGCAGAAGTTCGCAGATTCTCGAGACCAAGCTCGCCGACTTCGGCATTCAGGGCAAAGTCACCGCCGTGCGCCCGGGGCCGGTCATCACCACGTTCGAAATCGAGCCGGCGCCGGGGGTGAAGGTGAATCGCATCGTCACGCTCGCCGACGACTTGGCGATGGCGCTGCGCGCCGTCGGCGTGCGCATTCTGGCTCCAGTTCCCGGCACCGCAGTGGTCGGCATCGAGGTCGCCAACGCACGCCGCGAGCAGATCGCGCTGAAGGACATCATCGAAAGCGAGGCGTACGAAGCCGCCACCTCGCCGCTGACGCTGGCGTTCGGTAAGGACACGGCAGGCACACCCGTGGTCGCCGATCTGGCACGCATGCCGCATCTCCTCGTCGCCGGCGCCACCGGCACGGGCAAATCGGTCTCGCTCAACGCGATGATCATGAGCATCTTGCACAAGGCGAATCCCCGCGACGTGCGCTTCGTGATGATCGATCTCAAGATGCTCGAGCTGTCGGTGTACGAAGACATTCCTCATCTGCTCGTTCCCGTCGTCACCGATCCGAAGAAGGCGGTGGTCGTGCTCAAGAATCTGGTCGAGCAAATGGACGAGCGCTACCGAATGATGAAGGGATTCGGCGTGCGCAACATCGACGGCTACAACCGCGTCGTCGATCGCGAAGAGCAGGAGCGGCAAGCCGGCGTGATCGAGTTGGAAGAACTGGTGGAAGCGGACGAGGACGACGCTGCGACGGCGGCAGCTCCCAAAGTGCCGGTGCGTGAGCACTTGCCCAAGATCGTGATCATCATCGACGAGCTCGCCGACTTGATGATGACGATGGGGCGCAACGTCGAGGAGCCGATCACGCGGCTGGCGCAGAAGGCGCGCGCCGCCGGGATGCATTTGATCTTAGCGACGCAGCGGCCGTCGGTCGATGTGATCACCGGCTTGATCAAGGCGAATTTTCCCGCTCGCGTGTCGTTTCAAGTGACGGCACGGGTCGACTCGCGCACCATCCTCGATCACATCGGCGCCGAGCGCCTGCTCGGCGGCGGCGACATGCTCTACTTGCCGCCCGGCACCGCGCGCGTGCAGCGACTGCACGGTGCCTACGTGTCCGAGACCGAGATCACCAAGGTGGTCGACTTCATCAAGAAGCAAGGCTCGCCGCTGTATGCCTTTGGCTTGCTCGAAAGCGACGAGGAGGAAGACGGCGAATCGCAAGTGGATGACGAACTCGACGACGCACTGTACGATCAGGCGGTGCGGTTGGTGACCGAAAGCCGGCAAGCGTCGATCTCGTGGGTGCAGCGCCGGCTGCGCGTGGGATACAACCGCGCTGCGCGTATGATCGAACGCATGGAGCGCGAGGGTGTCATCACCGCGACCGAAGGCGGCCGACCGCGCGAAGTGCTCGCCCGCCGCATCGAGGAGTGA
- a CDS encoding DEAD/DEAH box helicase, whose protein sequence is MSELEQFARPVQQRGRDYAAIGRVGALTIRGDHLSATVRGSDLYVTGWEWDDGDGWMPECSCPVGPYCKHAYAVACSVLNAGQGQGGFADPRLARLLPARSLAPPRVSIADAAPARKVQAVRSAALEKLRRAPQIWEREYALQQLLVRAPVAGLGPYLPPLAESVREEDPDLRCWRLAQEIARYANGWLPRELEPYRDRRDLAARTAERARATLLRELVGWAERRRTVAQRHLRLALSLATTADGEPTVTATGLLTTLRLTDQPRTQQQLQQLRNELRGSPELLAPDEAALLEWLVDAGVGSVNSYDRVAYGIGRELSGSALKALVTRVSGSTLATWAADLDPALAARGGVSTGSPVRLSNATARVLPVCEARDDQAWVDFAVLWPDGRQRRLDDVVYLGGPTEWARHHPSLVLADGEFSLVSEEPPRALLAQYRAAGGLPLPESHRRPVLTTLATHFPHLREALAPHTHVHVVRPAIALDLRDDDWLQIRLFAHNEPEWRPGQPAAADTVRFEYTPTDGWVRLRAAEIGAAPVLAAYQAIAESSDAEAPPGAALDARPTPAIMAPVNIWIEAPDPEAVEPAIVWLASTTAEPGTKRGPGGRAPVSWDDRGVGWWLLLSARRMEAFADCWDARPDGITFFGTDRLRRLLSGQERVTPRIQVTTSGIDWFAVSAQWESESLQLSDADLAKLHNATSRFVKLPSGWVRRDVAAVHEETLQVLADLGIEAGQGEQRLSLWQLASAKDASLEALQRLGADAQAMRAIADLRERVARFDGLPSIAPPAGLTAELRPYQQQGLDFLAYTSSLGIGAVLADDMGLGKTVQALAWLEHLRVTEPDGGPSLVVCPASVMHNWVREAERFVPGLRVLLLSSGETRHALRREIPQHDLIITNYALLRRDIAAWREIELRAAILDEAQNIKNPDAVGTKAALELRARHRLALTGTPLENRALDLWSIMHFVNPGYLGSRGQFGSRFDRLDAPGHTRTLLAAKLRPVLLRRMKREVATDLPERIEERRDCELTPGQRQLYLAELRRSRALVDELSEAPGGVKQNKIAILAALTRLRQICCHPVLARGKADLGSGKFDALFELLEPLLAEGHKVLLFSQFVQCLKLLSTEMRGRAIAHHMLTGQSVKREQIVAAFQNDPDPCVFLISLKAGGTGLNLTAASYVVLFDPWWNPAVEAQAIDRTHRIGQDRTVIAYRMLTQGTIEEKIWELQQRKAALARDLLGEDGFARSLTRDDLTYLLADA, encoded by the coding sequence ATGAGCGAACTCGAACAGTTCGCCCGTCCGGTGCAACAGCGCGGGCGCGACTACGCCGCGATCGGGCGCGTCGGCGCACTCACCATCCGCGGCGACCATCTCAGTGCGACCGTGCGCGGCAGCGACCTCTACGTCACCGGTTGGGAATGGGACGATGGCGACGGCTGGATGCCGGAGTGTTCTTGCCCGGTCGGGCCGTATTGCAAACATGCCTACGCAGTCGCCTGCAGCGTGCTGAACGCCGGGCAGGGGCAGGGTGGGTTTGCCGATCCGCGATTGGCGCGACTGCTGCCAGCGCGGTCGCTCGCGCCGCCCCGAGTGTCGATCGCGGACGCGGCGCCGGCTCGAAAGGTCCAAGCCGTCCGTTCGGCTGCGTTGGAGAAGCTGCGGCGCGCGCCGCAGATTTGGGAACGCGAGTACGCGCTGCAGCAGTTGTTGGTCCGTGCTCCCGTGGCTGGGCTCGGCCCCTATCTTCCGCCGCTGGCGGAGAGCGTGCGCGAAGAGGATCCGGATCTGCGTTGCTGGCGGTTGGCGCAAGAGATCGCGCGCTATGCCAATGGTTGGCTGCCGCGCGAACTGGAGCCCTATCGCGATCGACGTGACTTGGCCGCTCGCACGGCGGAGCGGGCGCGCGCCACGCTCTTGCGCGAGTTAGTCGGCTGGGCCGAACGGCGGCGCACTGTGGCGCAGCGCCACCTGCGCTTGGCCCTGTCGCTCGCGACCACCGCCGACGGTGAACCAACAGTGACCGCCACCGGGCTGCTAACCACCTTGCGTTTGACTGACCAACCGCGCACGCAGCAGCAGCTCCAGCAACTGCGCAACGAGTTGCGCGGCTCGCCGGAACTGCTCGCACCCGACGAAGCTGCGTTGCTCGAATGGCTGGTCGACGCCGGCGTCGGCTCGGTGAATTCTTACGATCGCGTCGCCTACGGCATCGGCCGCGAACTGAGCGGCAGCGCGCTTAAGGCTCTGGTGACGCGAGTGTCGGGCTCGACGTTGGCGACGTGGGCCGCTGATCTCGATCCAGCGCTCGCCGCGCGTGGCGGCGTGTCGACCGGTTCCCCGGTACGGCTCAGCAACGCCACGGCACGTGTGCTGCCGGTGTGTGAGGCACGCGACGACCAAGCGTGGGTCGACTTCGCCGTGCTGTGGCCCGACGGCCGTCAACGTCGGCTCGACGACGTGGTCTACCTCGGCGGTCCGACAGAGTGGGCGCGGCACCATCCGAGTCTGGTGCTGGCCGACGGTGAGTTCTCCCTCGTGAGCGAAGAGCCGCCGCGCGCGCTGCTGGCTCAGTATCGGGCGGCTGGTGGCCTGCCGCTTCCCGAATCGCACCGCCGACCGGTGCTGACCACGCTCGCGACGCACTTTCCGCATTTGCGCGAAGCGCTCGCACCGCACACCCACGTGCACGTGGTTCGTCCGGCGATCGCGCTCGATCTGCGCGACGACGACTGGCTGCAAATCCGCTTGTTCGCGCACAACGAACCCGAGTGGCGCCCCGGACAGCCGGCTGCGGCCGATACGGTGCGGTTCGAATACACGCCGACCGATGGCTGGGTGCGACTACGTGCGGCGGAGATCGGGGCCGCGCCGGTACTCGCCGCATATCAGGCCATCGCTGAAAGCTCGGATGCTGAAGCACCGCCGGGTGCCGCACTCGACGCGCGGCCAACTCCCGCGATCATGGCCCCGGTGAACATCTGGATCGAGGCACCCGACCCCGAGGCCGTTGAACCCGCGATCGTGTGGCTCGCCAGCACGACGGCTGAGCCCGGCACCAAACGCGGCCCGGGCGGCCGCGCACCGGTATCGTGGGACGACCGCGGCGTTGGCTGGTGGCTCCTCCTCAGCGCGCGCCGCATGGAGGCGTTCGCGGACTGCTGGGACGCGCGACCCGACGGAATAACGTTCTTCGGCACCGATCGCCTGCGCCGTTTGCTGAGCGGACAGGAACGCGTAACGCCGCGCATCCAGGTGACGACCAGCGGCATCGATTGGTTCGCGGTGTCGGCGCAGTGGGAGAGCGAGAGCTTGCAGTTGTCCGACGCCGACCTGGCAAAGTTGCATAACGCGACCAGCCGCTTCGTGAAGTTGCCGTCGGGCTGGGTGCGGCGTGACGTGGCGGCGGTGCATGAAGAGACGCTGCAAGTGCTCGCCGATCTCGGCATCGAAGCCGGGCAGGGCGAGCAGCGGCTGTCGCTGTGGCAGTTGGCGAGTGCAAAGGACGCGAGCCTGGAGGCGTTGCAACGCCTCGGCGCCGATGCGCAAGCCATGCGGGCGATCGCCGACTTGCGCGAACGAGTCGCGCGCTTCGACGGGTTGCCATCCATCGCGCCGCCCGCGGGTCTGACCGCGGAGCTGCGCCCGTATCAGCAACAGGGCCTCGACTTTCTGGCCTACACGTCGTCGCTCGGAATCGGCGCGGTGCTTGCCGACGACATGGGGCTCGGCAAGACCGTGCAAGCGTTGGCCTGGCTGGAACATCTGCGCGTGACCGAGCCCGACGGCGGGCCGAGCCTCGTCGTCTGTCCGGCGTCGGTGATGCACAACTGGGTGCGCGAGGCGGAGCGCTTCGTTCCGGGTCTGCGCGTGCTCTTGCTGAGCAGCGGCGAAACCCGGCACGCGCTGCGGCGCGAGATTCCGCAGCACGATCTGATCATCACCAACTACGCGCTGCTGCGGCGCGACATCGCGGCGTGGCGCGAGATCGAACTGCGCGCGGCGATTCTCGATGAAGCGCAGAACATCAAGAACCCGGATGCGGTGGGCACCAAGGCCGCGCTTGAGTTGCGCGCGCGCCATCGGCTGGCGCTCACCGGCACGCCGCTGGAGAATCGCGCGCTCGATCTGTGGAGCATCATGCACTTCGTCAACCCCGGCTATCTCGGCAGTCGCGGGCAGTTCGGCAGCCGCTTCGATCGCCTCGATGCACCTGGGCACACGCGCACGCTGCTGGCGGCCAAGCTGCGTCCGGTGTTGCTCCGGCGCATGAAGCGCGAGGTCGCCACCGATCTCCCGGAGCGCATCGAGGAGCGCCGCGATTGCGAGCTGACCCCGGGTCAGCGCCAGCTCTATCTCGCCGAACTCCGGCGCAGCCGCGCGTTGGTCGACGAACTCAGCGAGGCGCCCGGCGGCGTCAAGCAGAACAAGATCGCCATACTCGCGGCGCTGACGCGGCTGAGGCAGATCTGCTGCCATCCGGTGCTGGCGCGCGGCAAGGCCGATCTCGGGTCGGGAAAGTTCGATGCGTTATTCGAGTTGCTCGAACCATTGCTCGCCGAGGGACACAAGGTGCTGCTGTTCTCGCAGTTCGTGCAATGCCTCAAGCTGCTCAGTACCGAGATGCGGGGGCGCGCGATCGCGCACCATATGCTCACCGGTCAGTCAGTGAAGCGCGAGCAGATCGTAGCGGCGTTTCAGAACGATCCCGATCCGTGCGTGTTCCTGATCTCACTCAAGGCCGGCGGTACCGGCCTCAACCTCACCGCGGCGAGTTACGTCGTGCTGTTCGATCCGTGGTGGAACCCGGCGGTGGAAGCGCAAGCGATCGATCGCACGCATCGCATTGGGCAGGACCGCACGGTGATCGCCTACCGCATGCTGACGCAGGGGACGATCGAGGAGAAAATCTGGGAGTTGCAGCAGCGCAAGGCGGCGCTGGCGCGCGATCTGCTCGGCGAAGATGGATTTGCGCGCTCGCTCACGCGCGACGACCTGACCTATCTGCTCGCCGACGCGTGA
- a CDS encoding outer membrane lipoprotein carrier protein LolA, with translation MVRARGSWIVFGMVLLLTSTSHEHESRAESRAEAPVAGLVQKVQQRYDATTDFTADVTQEMTVASLGKTLTAHGTLSYKRPGKLRWQLGDGNGQEIVADGDTLWLYQPAEKQVLKAPFQSAFKASTPISFLLGVGRISDDFDASLDESAAPPTELTWLKLIPRQGDGTLGWLRLGVAPKTFDIAAAEIHDQLGNVTSLRFTNLKRGVGLADNLFHFQVPEGVDVVAAPIGF, from the coding sequence GTGGTTCGTGCTCGAGGTTCGTGGATCGTGTTCGGAATGGTGCTCCTCTTGACGAGCACGAGCCACGAGCACGAATCACGAGCTGAGTCACGAGCCGAGGCGCCCGTCGCCGGGCTCGTTCAGAAGGTGCAGCAGCGCTACGATGCAACGACGGACTTCACAGCCGATGTGACGCAGGAGATGACGGTGGCGAGTCTCGGCAAGACCCTCACCGCACACGGCACACTATCTTACAAGCGTCCGGGCAAGCTGCGCTGGCAGCTTGGTGATGGGAACGGTCAGGAGATCGTCGCCGATGGCGACACGTTGTGGCTGTACCAACCCGCGGAGAAGCAAGTGCTCAAGGCACCGTTTCAGTCGGCGTTCAAGGCGTCGACGCCGATTTCATTCCTGCTCGGCGTCGGCCGCATCTCCGATGACTTCGACGCCTCGCTCGACGAGAGTGCGGCGCCGCCGACGGAGTTGACGTGGTTGAAGCTGATCCCGCGTCAAGGTGACGGAACGCTCGGCTGGCTACGCTTGGGTGTGGCCCCCAAGACGTTCGACATCGCTGCCGCTGAGATTCACGATCAGCTCGGCAACGTCACCAGCCTGCGTTTCACCAACCTCAAGCGTGGCGTTGGCTTGGCCGACAACCTGTTTCATTTTCAGGTGCCCGAGGGTGTCGATGTGGTGGCGGCGCCGATCGGGTTTTGA
- a CDS encoding glutathione S-transferase family protein, producing the protein MKLYDFAGAPNPKKVRVYLAEKGIKVPIEAVDIISQQNRTPEFLKKNPLGGLPVLELDDGSHLTESLAIIEYFEELHPNPPMIGSTPLERARVRALERIAELGVLSNVATVFQNTSPFMAGRLKQSADAAENARTRLAGNLKALDNAIGSRPFVAGERPTIADCTLCAALGFAEFAGVPLDASFKNLTRWYEAYKQRPAAGA; encoded by the coding sequence ATGAAGTTGTACGATTTCGCCGGCGCGCCGAACCCAAAGAAGGTGCGCGTCTATCTCGCCGAGAAGGGCATCAAGGTGCCGATCGAGGCGGTCGACATCATCAGCCAGCAGAACCGCACGCCGGAATTTCTGAAGAAGAATCCGCTCGGCGGCCTGCCGGTGCTCGAACTCGACGACGGCTCCCACCTCACCGAGTCGTTGGCAATCATCGAGTACTTCGAAGAGCTGCATCCGAACCCGCCGATGATCGGCAGCACGCCGTTGGAACGCGCGCGCGTGCGCGCGCTCGAACGCATCGCCGAGTTGGGTGTGCTCTCCAACGTGGCGACGGTCTTCCAGAACACCAGTCCATTCATGGCTGGGCGGCTGAAGCAGTCGGCCGACGCGGCAGAGAACGCGCGGACGCGCTTGGCGGGGAATCTCAAAGCTCTCGACAACGCGATCGGGTCGCGGCCATTCGTCGCCGGGGAACGTCCGACCATCGCCGATTGCACGCTGTGCGCCGCCCTCGGCTTCGCTGAGTTTGCCGGCGTGCCGTTGGATGCGTCATTCAAGAACCTGACGCGTTGGTACGAGGCGTACAAGCAACGGCCGGCCGCCGGCGCGTAG
- a CDS encoding YajQ family cyclic di-GMP-binding protein, with product MPSFDAVSQVNRQEIENALNQARKEISQRYDFKDTNTTIEWEEDELRINSTDDFKVKATVEVLQEKLARRQVPLKCLVYGTIEPAGGGRAKQTITVQQGISTEKARDIVKRIKDAKLKVQAQIQADQVRVTGKKRDDLQAVITLLKGQDFGQPLQFVNFRD from the coding sequence ATGCCTTCATTTGATGCCGTGTCGCAGGTCAATCGCCAGGAGATCGAGAACGCGCTCAACCAGGCGCGCAAAGAAATCAGTCAGCGCTATGATTTCAAGGACACCAACACGACGATTGAGTGGGAGGAGGACGAGCTGCGCATCAACTCGACCGACGACTTCAAGGTAAAGGCGACGGTCGAAGTGCTGCAGGAGAAGCTAGCGCGGCGACAGGTGCCGCTCAAGTGTCTGGTCTACGGCACCATCGAACCCGCCGGCGGCGGCCGCGCCAAGCAGACGATCACCGTGCAACAGGGCATCTCGACCGAGAAGGCGCGTGACATCGTCAAGCGCATCAAGGACGCGAAGCTCAAAGTGCAAGCGCAGATTCAAGCCGATCAGGTGCGCGTGACCGGCAAAAAGCGTGATGACCTGCAGGCGGTCATCACGCTACTGAAGGGACAGGACTTCGGGCAGCCGCTGCAGTTCGTCAATTTCCGCGACTGA
- a CDS encoding nitronate monooxygenase: protein MDRIDNRVTRLLGVRYPIIQAPMGWIARAQLASAVSNAGGLGIIETSSGELDAVRGEIRKMRDLTDQPFGVNIAQLFVRDPSIVEFVVEQGVRFVTTSAGDPRQYTAKLKAAGLTVFHVVPSLSTALKALAAGVDGLVVEGGEGGGFKNPRDVATMVLLPLVCSKVSVPVIAAGGICDGPSMAAAFALGAEGVQMGSRMVSAAESPVHENWKQAILSAVETDTVFLNRFSRPGLRALRTNKTTELERADHVGMDVFGRAMDLYFGGDMEASIALAGQVVGRIDAIKPVQQIVDETVAGFHATIARLSAVSE from the coding sequence ATGGATCGCATCGACAATCGAGTCACGCGTCTGCTCGGCGTTCGCTACCCGATCATCCAAGCGCCGATGGGATGGATCGCCCGCGCGCAGTTAGCGTCAGCGGTTTCCAACGCCGGCGGGCTCGGCATCATCGAGACCTCGTCGGGCGAGCTCGATGCCGTCCGCGGCGAGATTCGCAAAATGCGCGACCTCACCGATCAGCCCTTCGGCGTGAATATCGCGCAACTGTTCGTGCGCGATCCCAGCATTGTCGAGTTCGTGGTCGAGCAGGGCGTGCGCTTCGTCACCACCTCGGCCGGCGACCCGCGTCAGTACACGGCGAAGTTGAAGGCGGCGGGGCTGACGGTGTTCCATGTCGTACCGTCGTTGAGCACCGCGTTGAAAGCGCTCGCCGCGGGTGTCGATGGCCTCGTCGTCGAAGGCGGCGAAGGCGGCGGCTTCAAGAATCCCCGCGATGTGGCGACGATGGTGCTGCTCCCGCTGGTCTGTTCCAAAGTGAGCGTGCCGGTGATTGCGGCCGGCGGCATTTGCGACGGACCGAGCATGGCCGCAGCGTTCGCGCTCGGCGCCGAAGGGGTGCAGATGGGCTCGCGCATGGTGTCGGCGGCCGAGTCGCCGGTGCACGAGAACTGGAAGCAGGCGATTCTGTCGGCGGTCGAAACCGATACGGTCTTCCTCAACCGCTTCAGCCGCCCCGGGCTTCGGGCGCTGCGCACCAACAAGACGACGGAGTTGGAGCGCGCCGACCACGTCGGCATGGACGTGTTCGGACGCGCGATGGATCTGTACTTCGGTGGCGACATGGAGGCATCGATCGCCCTCGCCGGCCAAGTAGTCGGGCGCATCGATGCGATCAAACCGGTGCAACAGATCGTCGACGAGACCGTCGCCGGTTTTCACGCGACCATCGCGCGGCTGAGCGCCGTGAGCGAGTGA